ATGCTACCGCCGATTCAATATACAAGCGATTGTTTGTTGCATTGGTTTCCAACTGAGTTTTCAGCGCCAATCCAATGCGGATCGGATTTAGTAAAGTGTCTCACAAGTTCGACGCGATCGCAATCCATCTCACAAGCAATTTGGGAAAAATAACTAGGCTCAAGCATGAGCAAAGTCACTTCGCTTTCTTGATTCCAGCGCGATTGATGCGATATATCTGCTGGAACGATCACAATACTTCCTGGAATAATTTGCTCAATCTGCTTACATCCGCCTAATTCCCGCTCCACTTGCGTTTGAGCATGATGATAGCTAAAAGTGCGATCGCAATTGTTGTTATTGTATCAAACGTTCAAGCGATCACCCGCTGAGTTAATGATTTTTTAGGTTTACTGATTGTTATCTATAAATAACAGCTTATATCAATTCTCCCTTCAACTTATTGATTTGCTGAAGCCAAATATACACTGGTGCAATAACTCATATAAACTATTCCTTGATCATTACAACTAAGATAATACAATTGTTGTAGGTTTGCAATTAGTTGCTGCTTTGCTAATTCTTCATTAGGTATATAAGAAACACTCAAAGCCCGACCAATTAATCCAGGCAAATCTAATTCTTGCTTATAGGCGAACTTGTCCTCTTGGATGTTAACAAAATACGGATTTGCAAACAACGGTTCTACCGATTTAAGACGTGATTCAGCAGGATGATTATTAGAAGCTTCACGTACTAAACGGCTATATTCCGCAGTAAATGTATCTTGGTGATCGCGGTCATTCCATACTAGCGCTAATCGTCCTGATGGTTTTAAAATGCGATGAAATTCTTGTAAACTTGACTCAGGGTTAAACCAATGAAACGCTTGAAAACAAGTGACTAAATTAACTGAATTATTTGGTAGATTAGTGCTTTCAGCGGTTCCTTCACGAAATTCTACTAATTGATGGAGTTCCGCCATTTGTCGCATTGCAGCATTCGGTTCAATTGCAATTACTTGTACTCCTCGTTGGGCTAGTAACCGCGCGGAAATACCTGTTCCCGCGCCAATATCTGCCACTAACGCTTGCGATGTATCTAATCCTTTGAAAATAACGTCAATAGCTTCAGACGGGTAGCTAGGACGGTATTTTGCATAATCTGTTGCTTTATCAGAAAAGCGTGTTAGCGGATTTAAAGTGTATAGTTGTGTAGTATCCGAATTAGATTCGCTCATGACTGATAATAAGGAACGCAGCACATTATTTTTATAATTTTATCGCATTTTTGATACGAACTACTCCAAACACTAAGGATGCAAAGAATAGAGGTAGTGAGGGACTTTCTGAAAAAATTAAGATTGTTAAAGAGATTTTATAATTACTTTTATGGATGTTTGCCTAGTAGTTATTTTAATTACCAATGTTATTCAGCCACCGCGTCATAATCCGGTAAAATATCTTCTATATTTCTCAATACAGAAACGGCGTAGCTTGCTATACAAATTAATACGATAACGAATGAGAAAAGCGCAAATTGTAGCGCCATCCCACTACCTTGTTTAGTACCAAAGATATTTCCCAAATACGGTGCGAGTATTCCTCCAGGAAGCATTGCGGGTTCAAATATAGGGTTATGGTAAAATCCAAGTTTGAGTAGGTTTTGGAGAATATTGAAACACTGTCCGTTAATGAACAAGAGGTACTAATTGATGTAATTCGTCATCAACTAGCAGAGCGACGGCGAAATGAAATTGCTGCTAACATTGCTCAAGCCCAGGAAGAATATCGAACAGGTAATGTGTTTCGTGAAACTGTAGATGAGATTTTGGATGAACTACACCAATGAAAACGTTGTTTTTTTCATCGTCATTTAAACGGGAATTTAAGCGATTGATACGACGAAAACCAAACTTGCAAACTCGAATTGAAGAGCGTTTAGTGCTTCTGTGCAGCTAATCCGTTTAATCCGCTATTGCAAACCCATAAGCTCAAAGGTAAGTTGGCTGGAGCTTGGGCGTGTTCAGTAGAGTACGATTGTCGCATTGTGTTTAGTTTTGTCGTGAATCCAGAGTCAGATGAAGAAGAAATTCTGCTGTTCGATATCGGTAGCCACGAT
This is a stretch of genomic DNA from Chroogloeocystis siderophila 5.2 s.c.1. It encodes these proteins:
- a CDS encoding class I SAM-dependent methyltransferase, whose amino-acid sequence is MSESNSDTTQLYTLNPLTRFSDKATDYAKYRPSYPSEAIDVIFKGLDTSQALVADIGAGTGISARLLAQRGVQVIAIEPNAAMRQMAELHQLVEFREGTAESTNLPNNSVNLVTCFQAFHWFNPESSLQEFHRILKPSGRLALVWNDRDHQDTFTAEYSRLVREASNNHPAESRLKSVEPLFANPYFVNIQEDKFAYKQELDLPGLIGRALSVSYIPNEELAKQQLIANLQQLYYLSCNDQGIVYMSYCTSVYLASANQ